Within Desulfovibrio legallii, the genomic segment CTGGAAGACCACTGCAAGCGCCTGCTCAATTCCGCCAAGATCCTCCGCATGGAAGTTCCCTACAGCGCGGAACAGCTGGCCCAGGCCTGTGTGGAAACCCTCCAGGCCAACAAGCTGAAGGAAGGCTACATCCGGCCCCTCTCCTTCGTGGGCTACGGCGAAATGGGCGTCTACCCCGGCAACAACCCCGTGCAGACCATTGTGGCCGTATGGCCCTGGGGCGCGTATCTGGGTGCGGAAGCTCTGGAAAAAGGCATCCGCATCAAGACCAGCAGCTTCGCTCGCAGCCATGTGAACACGGCCATGTCCAAGGCCAAGGCTTCCGGCAACTACATCAACTCCATCCTGGCCAAGGTGGAAGCCAAGGAAGACGGCTACGACGAAGCCATCATGCTGGACACCAACGGCTTTGTCTCCGAAGCTACGGGCGAGAACGTTTTTATCGTGCGCGACGGCATCATCAAGACCACCCCCTGGACCTCCATCCTGGGCGGCATCACGCGCGACTCCATCATGGCCCTGGCCCGCGATTTGGGCTATACGGTGGAGGAACAGCAGTTCACCCGCGACGAATTCTACATTGCGGACGAAGCCTTCTTCTCCGGCACGGCGGCAGAAATCACCCCCATCCGCGAGCTGGACCACCGCCAGATCGGCGTGGGCCACGCCGGCCCGGTGACCAAGCACCTGCAACAGGAATTCTTCAAGATCGTCAAGGGCCAGAACCCCAAATACGCGAGCTGGCTGCATCCCTTCTCCATATAATTAACGCAGCCCGGGGCGCAGGCCCCGCACGCCGCGCCCGGCCCTGGCCGGGCGCGGCCGCCAACCCCTGAGCGCCATGAAGCACCTTTCCCTCGCCGCACGCTACCGTCCCCAGACCTTCGCCCAGGTGGCGGGACAGGACACGGTCAAGGCTGTGCTCTCGCGCGCCGCCGCCGAAGGCCGCCCCGCGCCTGCCTACCTGCTGAGCGGCACGCGCGGCGTGGGCAAAACCACCATCGCCCGCATCTTTGCCAAGGCTCTTAACTGCGAGCGCGGCCCGGCCGCGGAGCCCTGCAACCAGTGCGAACAGTGCCGCAAAATCACCCAGGGCGCGCATGTGGACGTGGCGGAAATCGACGGCGCTTCCAACAACAGCGTAGAGGACGTGCGCGCCCTGCGCGAGAACATCGGCTATGCGCCCATGGAGGGCCGCTACAAGATATTTATTGTGGACGAAGCCCACATGCTCTCGCGCAACGCCTTCAACGCCCTGCTCAAAACCCTGGAAGAACCGCCGGAAAACGTAGTCTTCATCTTCGCCACCACCGAGGCGCACAAATTTCCCATCACCATTGTGAGCCGCTGCCAGCACTTTGTCTTCCGTCACCTGAGCGAGGACGCCCTGGCCGCCCACCTCTCCGCAGTGTTGCACAAAGAGAACGTCCCCTTCGAGGAAGGAGCCGTGCGCTGCATTGCCCGGCGGGCCGCAGGCAGCGTGCGCGACGGCATGTCCCTGCTGGACCAGACCCTGGCCCTGGGCGAGGAACGCCTTACCGTGGATACGGCCCGGCGGGTGCTGGGCCTGGCCGGGCAGGAATTTTTCGCCGCGCTGTTCACGGCCCTGCGCGAGCAGGATTGCGCCGCCGTGGCGGATCTCTGCGCCCGCCTGCTGCAGGAAGGGGCGGACATCGGCTTTTTTGTGCGCGAGCTGGCCGGGCATTGGCGCAACCTTTTTTTGCTGCGTCAGGGCGGCAACGCCATTCTGCCCAGCCTGCGCCTGCCGCCGGACGATGCCGCCCTGTGGCAGAACCTGGCCCCAAGATTTGCCGCCGCGCACCTGCACGCCGCCTGGCAAATGACCCTTGACGCCCAGCGCGGCATCGTGCAAAGCCCGGAACCGGCCGCGGCGCTGGAGCTGCTGCTGCTCAACCTGGCCCTGTTGCCGCAGCTTTTGCCCGTGGAGCAGGCCCTGCCCCTCCGGCCTTCCGGCGCAGCGGGCCGCAGTGGAGCGGACGCCGCCACGGCTGACGCCGGCGCGGCAACGCGCAGCGTTGCGCCGCAGGCCCCGCCGTCAACGGACGGACGCGCCGCCGCCACCGGCCCAAGCCACGGGACTACGGACCGTACCGGCCCGCGCCCGGCCCCGCCCGCAGAGGCCGCGCCGGGTTTTGTGCCCGGCCCGGCGGGCGAAGACAACGCCCGTCCCCGCGCCCGGCAAAGCAACGGCGCAGCTGCTGCAACGGAGGATGGCGAGGCTGCGGACGGCCCGGACCCGGACGCGGCAAGGGCTGCCGCCCCGGCAGCCGCTGCTGCGGCAGCCCCCCCGCATGGGGCGGGGAAGACGCCCCCTGCGCCTGCGCTGCGGCCTGCAAATAACAGCAAGGCCGCTGCCGTACAGGAAGCGGCAACAGACGCCGCCGGACTAGACGCAGGCCGGCAGCCAGAGCGCGACGAGGGAAGCGGCAAGGCGCCCGACGCGCCGGAAGCCGCGTCGGGGCACGGCCCGGCCGTGCGGGACTGGACGGCCTTTTGCGATTTTTGCACTGCGCCGCGGCCCGATGCGGCGGCAACGCCGCCCCCCCACTTGCTGCGCGGGCTGGAAGCGTGCTGGCAGGCAGGTCTGCTGGAGCTGCGCCCCCGCACGGCCAGCCAGGCGGAACAGCTGGAGCGTCGCCGACCGGGCCTTGAGGCGGCGCTGGCGGCCTACGGCCTGCCCACAGACGAGGTGCGCGTAGTGACGCCCGCGCCCCGACGGCCCGAAGCGGAACTCATTGCGGCCTTCAGCGCCAAACCGGAACTGCGCCATTGCCTGGAAGTGCTCAACGCCCGGGTGGGCGCGTGCAAGCCCCTGAACAACGGGCACTAAGCCCGGCAACGGCTTTTATGCGCGAAAAAGGAGAATCCCATGCGCAACATGAACGACATTCTGCGCCAGGCGCAGGTCATGCAGCAAAAAATTGCCAAACTGCAGCAGGAGATGGGCGACCACAGCTTTGAGGCCGCCAGCGGCGGCGGCATGGTCAAGGCCGAAGTTTCCGGCAAGCAGGAGCTGCGCCGCCTGACCATTGACCCCAAGGCCCTGGAGGGCGGCGATGTGGAAATGCTGCAGGATCTCATTGTGGCGGCGATCAATGAAGCTGGCCGCATTGCCCGCGAAAGCATGGAACGCGAAATGAGCGCCATTTCCGGCGGCATCAAGCTGCCCGGCATGTTTTAGGCGGCCATGCACACCCGCATTCCCGAGCCGCTCAAAGCCCTGGTGGACCAGCTGGCGCGTCTGCCGGGGCTGGGCCCCAAATCCGCCCTGCGCGCGGCCATGACCCTGCTCAAATGGCCCGAGGCGGAAACCCGCCGTCTGGGCCGGAGCATCCACGACCTGCGCGACAACCTGCACCTGTGCTCGCGCTGCGGGGGGCTGGCCGCCACGGATCCCTGCCCGGTCTGCGCCGATCCGGAGCGAACCCGCGACACCATCTGCCTGGTGGCGGAATGGGACAGCATGCTCACCCTGGACGAAGGCGGGTTTTATCACGGCCA encodes:
- a CDS encoding branched-chain amino acid transaminase, giving the protein MQTTEYIWFDGKMLPSDQARVHVLTHALHYGSAIFEGIRAYACADGKSAVFRLEDHCKRLLNSAKILRMEVPYSAEQLAQACVETLQANKLKEGYIRPLSFVGYGEMGVYPGNNPVQTIVAVWPWGAYLGAEALEKGIRIKTSSFARSHVNTAMSKAKASGNYINSILAKVEAKEDGYDEAIMLDTNGFVSEATGENVFIVRDGIIKTTPWTSILGGITRDSIMALARDLGYTVEEQQFTRDEFYIADEAFFSGTAAEITPIRELDHRQIGVGHAGPVTKHLQQEFFKIVKGQNPKYASWLHPFSI
- the dnaX gene encoding DNA polymerase III subunit gamma/tau, coding for MKHLSLAARYRPQTFAQVAGQDTVKAVLSRAAAEGRPAPAYLLSGTRGVGKTTIARIFAKALNCERGPAAEPCNQCEQCRKITQGAHVDVAEIDGASNNSVEDVRALRENIGYAPMEGRYKIFIVDEAHMLSRNAFNALLKTLEEPPENVVFIFATTEAHKFPITIVSRCQHFVFRHLSEDALAAHLSAVLHKENVPFEEGAVRCIARRAAGSVRDGMSLLDQTLALGEERLTVDTARRVLGLAGQEFFAALFTALREQDCAAVADLCARLLQEGADIGFFVRELAGHWRNLFLLRQGGNAILPSLRLPPDDAALWQNLAPRFAAAHLHAAWQMTLDAQRGIVQSPEPAAALELLLLNLALLPQLLPVEQALPLRPSGAAGRSGADAATADAGAATRSVAPQAPPSTDGRAAATGPSHGTTDRTGPRPAPPAEAAPGFVPGPAGEDNARPRARQSNGAAAATEDGEAADGPDPDAARAAAPAAAAAAAPPHGAGKTPPAPALRPANNSKAAAVQEAATDAAGLDAGRQPERDEGSGKAPDAPEAASGHGPAVRDWTAFCDFCTAPRPDAAATPPPHLLRGLEACWQAGLLELRPRTASQAEQLERRRPGLEAALAAYGLPTDEVRVVTPAPRRPEAELIAAFSAKPELRHCLEVLNARVGACKPLNNGH
- a CDS encoding YbaB/EbfC family nucleoid-associated protein; the protein is MRNMNDILRQAQVMQQKIAKLQQEMGDHSFEAASGGGMVKAEVSGKQELRRLTIDPKALEGGDVEMLQDLIVAAINEAGRIARESMEREMSAISGGIKLPGMF
- the recR gene encoding recombination mediator RecR, with protein sequence MHTRIPEPLKALVDQLARLPGLGPKSALRAAMTLLKWPEAETRRLGRSIHDLRDNLHLCSRCGGLAATDPCPVCADPERTRDTICLVAEWDSMLTLDEGGFYHGQYMILGGLLAPLEHMGAESLDLGRLTRRLAEGEVRELILALGATLEAENTATFVARMVRERFPGVAVSRLAQGIPLGAEVKYMDKETLRQSLQYRQNLP